Genomic window (Vicinamibacterales bacterium):
CCTTATGTTTAACGGTTCGAAGAATGTCGAAGCTGAGCAGCACACGTCGATGGTCTCTAGTGTTGGCGGACGGAGCAACGCCTACACCACCGAAGACGCTACGGTTTTTTGGGAAACGGTACCTGCACACTACCTGCCGCTTGTGTTGTGGATGGAGGCCGACCGAATGGCGAGCCTCAAAGTGGATGAAGAAGCATTGGTCTCCGAACGTCAAATCGTTAAAGAAGAACGACGGATGCGTGTGGATAACCAACCGTTTGGCCGGTTATCGGAAATTATTTACGACCAGGCTTATTCCGTGCATCCGTATAAACATTCAACCATTGGAAGCATGGCGGATCTCGAGGCGGCATCGATAGGGGATGTGCGAAGCTTTTATGAGACTTACTACGTGCCGAGTAATGCCACCCTTGTAGTTGTGGGTGATTTCCAATCTTCGGCAGCGCTTGATCTAGTGACGCAGTATTTTGGGCGGGTGCCAGCTGCTAAACAAGCCGTTCCGCGTGACATCCCCCAGGAGCCGCCGTGGGAGCACGAGCGCCGAGTGGTACTTGAGGAATCGTGGCCGCTAGCTGCCGTTGTGGTGGTGCATAAGATTCCGTTCGATGGCCATCCTGATTCCTATCCGCTTCACTTCGCGTCGAAGATTCTCTCGGATGGCCAGAGTTCGCGGATCTATCGGAGGCTTGTCTATGATGACCAACTCGCCTTGGCGGCGTTCGGCCAGGGTGAAATTGTCGAGGACCCGAGCCTATTTTATGCCGTTGCGTTGGTTCAACCCGATCGTCCTTCGGCCGCAGCGGAGCGGGCGCTTCGGGAGGAGCTTGACTTACTCAAAACGGAGTTGGTTTCACCGCGAGAGTTAGAACGTGTTAAGAACCAGTTCGCTCGTGACTACATTCTCGGACGGACGTCGAATCAGCAAAAGGCGATGCATCTTGCGCATGCCGCGGTCATTCATGACGATATCACCACGGCTGATGGCGAATTCGACATCTTTATGAACATTACAGCTGAGGACGTGCAACGCGTTGCACAGACCTATTTTACTGACGACAATCGCCTGATCCTCACGATCATGCCTCGGGAGGTCTTC
Coding sequences:
- a CDS encoding pitrilysin family protein, whose protein sequence is MKRRLSTCVAVVAIIGVGVLTAATRPPKLQYEITTLPNGLTVVLSEDHSTPIVHVELWYHVGSKNEQPGLTGFAHLFEHLMFNGSKNVEAEQHTSMVSSVGGRSNAYTTEDATVFWETVPAHYLPLVLWMEADRMASLKVDEEALVSERQIVKEERRMRVDNQPFGRLSEIIYDQAYSVHPYKHSTIGSMADLEAASIGDVRSFYETYYVPSNATLVVVGDFQSSAALDLVTQYFGRVPAAKQAVPRDIPQEPPWEHERRVVLEESWPLAAVVVVHKIPFDGHPDSYPLHFASKILSDGQSSRIYRRLVYDDQLALAAFGQGEIVEDPSLFYAVALVQPDRPSAAAERALREELDLLKTELVSPRELERVKNQFARDYILGRTSNQQKAMHLAHAAVIHDDITTADGEFDIFMNITAEDVQRVAQTYFTDDNRLILTIMPREVFPGGVH